From the Pseudobacteriovorax antillogorgiicola genome, the window GATTTTACCAGCTTCCTATCGGCGAGAGGCGCAAAATAGCCGGTTCTTTCGGTGGTTTAGAGGATAGACAGACGGATGCTTTAGGAGAGTTTGGCGCTCTGACTCCAGAACTAACTGATGTATTTATTGAAAATGCAGTAGGAACTCTGTCGCTCCCACTTGGGGTCGCCACGAATTTTAAGATTAACGGCCAGGATATTCTTGTCCCCATGGCTGTGGAAGAAACTAGCGTTGTTGCCGCAGCTAGCCACGGAGCAAAACTCGCAAGGGCAGGTGGCGGCTTTAGAACCTCGTCCACAGCTCCCATCGGCACCGGACAAATCCAGGTTTATCCCAAGGCCTTTGACGATTTCGATAAGATCTTTTCGCCCCTCAAGCAAGACATGCTTGAATATGCGAATCTCGGCCAGGACCGCCTTCTAGCCCGAGGCGGTGGGGCGTGCAATATTTCATGGCGCTATACTTCGGCGATCAACTCGCTGACGTTCTTTCTCGATGTCGATACTCGCGACGCTATGGGTGCAAACATGATCAATACGATGTGTGAGCGCCTTGCGGGATACATTGCAAAAGTGATCCCCTGCGAGATCGGGCTACGGATTCTGACAAATCTTACAGATAAGCGCCTAGCTCGGGCTCACTGCCTTGTGCCAAAAGGTGCGTTTCACAATAAAGATTACACTGGTGAGGAGGTGGTCGAACGCATCGAAGCAGCCTACCTTTTTGCAGCCCATGACGTCTACCGCGCCACCACCCACAATAAGGGAGTGATGAATGGAATCGACCCTGTTGTGATCGCTACTGGCAACGACTGGCGCGCGGTGGAAGCAGGGGCTCATGCCTACTGCT encodes:
- a CDS encoding hydroxymethylglutaryl-CoA reductase, degradative, which gives rise to MDQEINPTFKKQYAPPAMDQSSRLPGFYQLPIGERRKIAGSFGGLEDRQTDALGEFGALTPELTDVFIENAVGTLSLPLGVATNFKINGQDILVPMAVEETSVVAAASHGAKLARAGGGFRTSSTAPIGTGQIQVYPKAFDDFDKIFSPLKQDMLEYANLGQDRLLARGGGACNISWRYTSAINSLTFFLDVDTRDAMGANMINTMCERLAGYIAKVIPCEIGLRILTNLTDKRLARAHCLVPKGAFHNKDYTGEEVVERIEAAYLFAAHDVYRATTHNKGVMNGIDPVVIATGNDWRAVEAGAHAYCCRNGVYEPMTKWWKNETGDLEGSIELPIAVGTVGGVTKLHPTAQASLQILGRPSSQGLAEIMCSVGLAQNLSALRALASEGIQKGHMSLHQGNLKLTKTEGVTKH